Proteins from a genomic interval of Saccopteryx leptura isolate mSacLep1 chromosome 13, mSacLep1_pri_phased_curated, whole genome shotgun sequence:
- the HPS6 gene encoding BLOC-2 complex member HPS6 — MKRAATLRLLSDLSNFSGAARLRELLAADPAVRVRCSPDGRRLLLLRPPGAPAPQLLVAVRGPGEELERAWPEGQPSPLDAFFLPWPVRSALVLVWESGLAEVWGAGVGPGWRLLQSTELCSGGESRVAAVAAPRGRLVWCEKRQAEDRPLQPSDAFSHCVCVRTLEPSRETGTNLGRTHILLHHCPPFRLLASPKDLFLVPTATTWPGVDHIQLIWRPGKGKVIVAAPSLRLSHSKSLNPGRGDTWDFRTLLRGLPGLLSLRQPLTVHTWAPTPQGLLLLDFRGTVSLVQSHGGTRVVGTLQEAPVGLEGSAALGTFHGTLACVLGSTLELLDMGSGQLLERKVLSTDRVHLLEPLAPGTKDGKEMETRGGLQLLSALGLFQVGWETPKGLELPSAEDLVFEEACEYYQRRSLRGAQLTPEELRHNSIFRAPQALASILQGHVSPSTLLTTLRAELRDYRSLEQLKAQLVAGEDEEAGWTELAEQEVARLLRTELMGDQLAQLNTIFQALPAAAWGAILRALQLQPDGNSRLRSQAPPDVWKKILGATGVGKESPNGVLPLFELLCQCLYQLEPQWLPPFVELAQQQGGPGWGAGGPGLPLYRRALAVLGEEGTRPEALELELLLSSGRPKAVLQAVGQLVQKEQWERALEAGLALGPSSPLLRSEIFKLLLAEFARHRQLDAYLPLLCRLCPPDLAPAELLLLLQTYLPDGVELPTPFPKPGAEPPLTVGLLRTLLEQTGAQGQHSGPVLSLYEDILWDSGTPPPTPPRGPMATLQASDYPGPEAWAPSEQGFCVTDTG, encoded by the coding sequence ATGAAGCGTGCGGCGACTCTCCGCCTGCTGTCGGACCTGAGCAACTTTAGCGGCGCGGCGCGGCTCCGGGAGCTTCTGGCTGCGGACCCCGCTGTCCGAGTCCGCTGCAGCCCGGACGGCCGCCGCCTACTGCTGCTGCGACCCCCGGGGGCGCCGGCCCCGCAGCTGCTGGTCGCAGTGCGCGGACCCGGCGAGGAGCTGGAGCGTGCCTGGCCGGAGGGCCAACCATCACCTCTAGACGCCTTCTTCCTGCCGTGGCCCGTGCGATCCGCGCTGGTCTTGGTATGGGAAAGTGGCCTAGCGGAGGTCTGGGGCGCGGGCGTGGGGCCTGGCTGGAGGCTGCTTCAGAGTACAGAGCTGTGTTCCGGCGGCGAATCCCGCGTGGCTGCGGTGGCGGCACCCCGAGGCCGCCTGGTGTGGTGCGAGAAGCGACAAGCTGAGGACCGGCCACTGCAGCCCTCAGACGCTTTCAGCCACTGCGTGTGCGTCAGGACCCTGGAGCCCAGCAGGGAGACCGGAACCAACCTGGGCCGCACACACATCCTTCTACACCACTGCCCTCCTTTCAGACTACTGGCCTCCCCCAAGGACCTCTTCCTGGTGCccactgccaccacctggccTGGCGTGGACCACATTCAGCTCATCTGGAGGCCAGGTAAGGGTAAGGTGATAGTGGCTGCCCCAAGTCTACGCCTCTCCCACAGTAAGAGCCTAAATCCTGGACGAGGAGACACATGGGACTTCCGGACCCTGCTCCGAGGCCTTCCTGGGCTGCTGTCCCTAAGGCAGCCATTGACTGTACATACTTGGGCTCCAACTCCCCAGGGCCTGCTGTTGCTTGACTTCAGGGGCACTGTGAGCTTGGTGCAGTCCCATGGTGGTACCCGGGTTGTGGGCACCCTGCAAGAGGCACCTGTAGGCCTGGAAGGGTCTGCAGCACTGGGAACATTTCATGGCACGCtggcctgtgtgctgggctccacATTGGAACTGTTGGACATGGGCAGTGGgcagctgctggagaggaaggtCCTCAGTACAGACCGAGTACATTTGCTTGAACCGCTAGCCCCTGGCACAAAAGATGGCAAAGAGATGGAGACTCGAGGGGGTCTTCAATTGCTTTCAGCCCTCGGTCTGTTTCAAGTAGGATGGGAAACCCCAAAGGGCCTTGAGCTGCCATCAGCTGAAGACCTGGTGTTTGAGGAAGCCTGTGAGTACTACCAACGGCGGAGCCTGCGGGGTGCCCAGCTCACCCCAGAGGAACTGAGACACAACAGCATATTCCGAGCACCTCAGGCCTTGGCCTCCATTCTCCAAGGCCATGTGTCCCCATCTACACTGTTGACCACATTGAGGGCTGAGCTTCGGGATTACCGGAGCTTAGAGCAGCTCAAAGCCCAGCTGGTGGCTGGGGAGGATGAAGAGGCTGGCTGGACTGAACTAGCAGAACAGGAAGTAGCACGCCTGCTGAGGACCGAGTTGATGGGAGACCAGCTGGCCCAGCTCAACACCATTTTCCAAGCCCTTCCTGCAGCAGCCTGGGGTGCCATTCTCAGGGCCCTGCAGCTCCAACCAGATGGGAATAGCAGGTTGAGGTCCCAAGCTCCCCCTGATGTGTGGAAGAAGATACTAGGGGCTACAGGAGTTGGAAAGGAATCCCCCAATGGGGTACTGCCCCTCTTTGAACTCCTGTGCCAGTGCCTCTACCAGCTGGAGCCACAGTGGTTACCACCCTTTGTGGAGCTGGCGCAGCAGCAGGGTGGGCCTGGCTGGGGAGCAGGGGGTCCTGGGCTCCCCCTGTATCGCCGAGCCCTAGCAGTACTAGGCGAGGAGGGGACCAGGCCTGAGGCACTGGAGCTAGAGCTGCTTTTGAGCAGTGGGCGGCCCAAAGCTGTGCTCCAAGCCGTGGGGCAGCTGGTGCAAAAGGAGCAGTGGGAGCGGGCTCTAGAGGCTGGCCTGGCCCTGGGCCCCTCCAGCCCCCTGCTTCGAAGCGAGATCTTCAAACTGCTGTTGGCTGAATTTGCCCGTCACCGCCAGCTTGATGCTTACCTCCCACTCCTGTGCCGCCTGTGCCCACCGGACCTAGCTCCGGCTGAGCTCCTGCTACTACTGCAGACATACCTCCCAGATGGGGTGGAGCTCCCGACCCCATTTCCTAAGCCTGGAGCAGAGCCTCCTCTCACTGTGGGCTTGCTCAGAACTCTGCTGGAGCAGACTGGGGCTCAAGGACAGCACTCGGGCCCAGTTCTAAGCCTATATGAGGACATCCTCTGGGACTCGGGCactccaccccctaccccaccAAGGGGACCTATGGCTACCCTCCAGGCATCAGACTACCCAGGGCCAGAGGCTTGGGCACCATCTGAACAGGGCTTCTGTGTAACTGACACAGGCTGA